In a genomic window of Apteryx mantelli isolate bAptMan1 chromosome 2, bAptMan1.hap1, whole genome shotgun sequence:
- the LOC106496985 gene encoding interferon alpha-inducible protein 27-like protein 2: MSDHNVHNAGFTSAGITGDSLASKMMSQEARAMGRGVPSRGPTSALQEMGARDSTHSSGFTSSRISSGSKASQMMSQEARSHGGETPRGDTTSTVQSISMGGKGGRR; the protein is encoded by the exons ATGTCTGACCACAATGTTCACAACGCTGGTTTCACCTCGGCTGGGATCACAGGAGACTCGCTTGCTTCCAAAATGATGTCCCAAGAAGCAAGAGCTATGGGGAGAGGCGTGCCTTCCAGAGGTCCTACTTCTGCTCTCCAAGAAATGG GTGCCAGAGACTCAACCCATTCGTCAGGTTTTACCAGCAGCAGGATCTCCAGTGGATCCAAGGCATCTCAAATGATGTCCCAGGAGGCCAGGTCTCATGGAGGTGAAACTCCCAGGGGTGATACAACTTCCACTGTCCAGTCCATCT CAATGGGTGGCAAAGGAGGAAGGCGCTGA